The following proteins come from a genomic window of Flavobacterium crocinum:
- a CDS encoding PorP/SprF family type IX secretion system membrane protein encodes MKKLILIFMFFSIVSHAQQDAQFTQYMYNTIEVNPAYAGTRGVMSVFGLYRTQWVGLEGAPQTSTFSVNTPLSNSDLGLGVSLVNDKIGPTTENTLSADLSYTIPTSATWNLSFGIKGTANLFNIDINKLTTEDQDDPQFQSLKNRFSPNVGAGLYFHSDRAYIGLSVPNFIETDRYNSDDTAIFKDRINYYLIAGYVFNLDRLEYIKFKPALMTKMVEGAPLQVDVSGNFMFNDKFVLGLAYRWSASVSAMAGFQVTKGMYIGYGYDHETTRLRKYNSGSHEIFLRFEFFNNYNKMISPRFF; translated from the coding sequence ATGAAAAAGTTAATTTTAATTTTTATGTTTTTTTCGATTGTGTCTCATGCTCAGCAAGATGCTCAGTTTACACAATACATGTACAACACAATCGAAGTCAATCCAGCTTACGCAGGTACACGTGGTGTAATGAGCGTTTTTGGATTGTATCGTACCCAATGGGTTGGTTTAGAAGGGGCACCTCAAACCAGTACATTTTCTGTTAATACGCCTTTAAGTAATAGTGATTTAGGGCTTGGTGTTTCTTTGGTAAACGACAAAATCGGACCTACTACAGAAAATACATTATCAGCTGATCTGTCTTATACCATACCAACTTCGGCAACCTGGAATTTGTCTTTTGGTATAAAAGGAACGGCAAATCTTTTCAATATCGATATTAATAAATTGACGACAGAAGATCAGGACGATCCACAATTTCAAAGTCTAAAAAACAGATTTTCGCCAAACGTTGGAGCAGGACTTTATTTTCATTCAGACCGGGCTTATATAGGATTATCTGTTCCAAACTTTATTGAAACCGATCGTTATAATTCTGATGATACTGCAATTTTTAAAGACAGAATCAATTACTACTTAATTGCCGGTTATGTATTTAATCTGGATCGTTTAGAATACATTAAGTTCAAACCTGCCCTGATGACTAAAATGGTAGAAGGAGCGCCTCTTCAGGTGGACGTTTCCGGAAATTTTATGTTCAATGACAAATTTGTTTTGGGACTTGCTTATCGTTGGAGTGCTTCAGTTAGTGCAATGGCTGGTTTTCAGGTAACAAAAGGAATGTACATCGGTTACGGTTACGATCATGAAACTACCAGATTGAGAAAATACAATTCAGGATCACATGAAATTTTCCTTCGTTTTGAGTTTTTCAATAATTATAATAAAATGATATCTCCAAGATTCTTCTAA
- a CDS encoding OmpA family protein yields MKIKKIGYTVLLVCFFFQLNAQTKTVNKEDKAKSSKQAKLAKKEEKLKKANEKLISKADKKYDDYEYADAVKAYKHILKKGIQDEKVFQRLANSYYFTGDLRNAEKWYGELFRINKEQLPDYLYRYAQSLKSVGHYEKADKILEIFNTKATSQNRAALVRNDKNYLAEIKSNSGRYEIADAGVNTNFSDYGGTVYDNKIIFTSARDTGGIAKTNFKWMNKSFSKFYTADLLPDGSVGVVKPFHKRDNGKYNESSPIFTKDGRTMYFTRNNFIDGKRGENSKKVTLLKLYKAELVDNEWKNVKELPFNSDQYSTAHPALSIDEKTLYFASDMPGTLGESDLYKAAINADGSFGTPENLGAVINTEGRETFPFISGENELYFSSDGRQGLGGLDVYVTKINDDGTFDDIQNVGQPVNSKQDDFAFTIDSRNRNGFFSSNRESSHGLDDIYRFTETKRLVCEQELSGLITDAESNEIVANASLVLFDENFNTLQTIESDEKGHYVFNKVKCGKKYSIRVVKEGYNRKDVSVNLKKENGKTDFPISLQKIIKPIEVKQIAVNKVVVKPVKVANINIGADLVKLLHIPMNFFDLGKATIKKSSEPQLMKVVGAFNQYPNLKLDIRSHTDSRSSSESNQILSDKRAQSTRDWLISKGVDPSKLTAKGYGETQLVNKCADGVKCTEQEHQLNRRSEFIVVEM; encoded by the coding sequence ATGAAAATTAAAAAAATAGGTTATACAGTTTTATTAGTTTGCTTTTTTTTCCAGTTAAATGCGCAGACAAAAACTGTAAACAAAGAAGATAAAGCTAAAAGTAGTAAGCAGGCAAAACTTGCAAAAAAAGAAGAAAAACTAAAAAAAGCAAATGAAAAGCTGATAAGCAAAGCAGATAAAAAATACGATGATTACGAGTATGCAGATGCCGTAAAAGCATATAAGCATATCTTAAAGAAAGGGATACAGGACGAAAAAGTATTTCAAAGATTGGCCAATTCGTATTATTTTACCGGAGATTTAAGAAATGCTGAAAAATGGTATGGAGAGCTTTTCAGAATAAATAAAGAGCAACTGCCAGATTATTTGTATAGATATGCACAATCTTTAAAATCGGTAGGGCATTATGAAAAAGCAGATAAAATTTTAGAGATATTCAATACAAAAGCGACTTCGCAAAATAGAGCTGCTTTGGTTAGAAATGACAAAAATTATTTAGCCGAAATTAAGTCCAATTCTGGCAGATATGAAATTGCTGATGCCGGGGTTAATACTAATTTTTCAGATTACGGCGGAACTGTTTACGACAATAAAATTATTTTTACCTCTGCAAGAGATACGGGCGGAATAGCTAAAACGAATTTTAAATGGATGAACAAATCGTTCTCTAAATTTTATACAGCAGATTTATTGCCTGACGGAAGTGTTGGCGTAGTAAAACCTTTTCACAAAAGAGACAACGGAAAATACAATGAATCTTCTCCAATTTTTACAAAGGATGGACGTACAATGTATTTTACCAGAAATAATTTCATTGATGGTAAAAGAGGAGAAAACAGTAAAAAGGTTACACTTTTAAAATTGTATAAAGCAGAATTGGTTGATAACGAGTGGAAAAATGTAAAAGAGCTACCATTTAATAGTGACCAATACAGTACGGCACATCCGGCTTTAAGTATAGACGAAAAAACATTATATTTTGCTTCGGATATGCCGGGAACTTTAGGTGAATCGGACTTATATAAAGCAGCAATTAATGCAGACGGAAGTTTTGGAACACCCGAAAATTTAGGTGCAGTTATTAATACAGAAGGAAGAGAAACATTTCCGTTTATATCTGGAGAAAACGAATTGTATTTTTCTTCTGACGGACGTCAAGGCTTAGGAGGACTTGATGTGTATGTGACCAAAATTAATGACGACGGAACATTCGATGATATCCAAAATGTAGGACAGCCGGTAAATAGTAAGCAAGATGATTTTGCTTTTACGATTGATAGTAGAAACAGAAACGGATTCTTTTCTTCAAACAGAGAAAGTTCACATGGCTTGGATGATATTTATAGATTTACTGAAACCAAAAGACTGGTATGCGAGCAAGAGCTTTCAGGATTAATTACAGATGCGGAATCTAATGAAATTGTAGCAAATGCATCTCTTGTTTTGTTCGATGAGAATTTCAATACTTTACAGACGATTGAATCAGATGAAAAAGGACATTATGTCTTTAACAAAGTAAAATGCGGAAAGAAATATTCAATTAGAGTGGTTAAAGAAGGCTATAATCGCAAAGATGTTTCGGTTAATTTGAAGAAAGAAAATGGTAAAACAGATTTCCCAATTTCACTTCAAAAAATCATTAAACCAATTGAAGTAAAACAAATCGCAGTTAATAAAGTAGTAGTAAAACCTGTAAAAGTTGCCAATATTAACATTGGAGCAGATTTAGTAAAACTACTTCATATTCCGATGAACTTTTTTGATTTAGGAAAAGCAACAATCAAAAAATCGTCAGAACCGCAATTAATGAAAGTGGTAGGAGCATTTAACCAATATCCGAATTTAAAATTAGATATTCGTTCGCATACCGACAGCCGTTCTTCATCTGAAAGCAATCAGATTTTATCAGACAAAAGAGCGCAGTCAACGAGAGACTGGTTAATAAGCAAAGGAGTAGATCCAAGCAAATTGACGGCTAAAGGATACGGCGAAACACAATTAGTCAATAAATGTGCAGATGGTGTAAAATGTACAGAACAAGAACACCAGCTAAACAGACGAAGCGAGTTTATTGTTGTAGAAATGTAA
- a CDS encoding CBS domain-containing protein, producing the protein MTVDQILKAKGRNVYSVVSNLTVYEALKVMGEKNIGAILIIDDNNLKGILSERDYARKIVLKDKSSKETSVHEIMESNVFTVKLSDNLEDCMELMSEKRIRHLPVLEDGIVVGIISISDVVKAIIEIQKDTIQHLNSYISQ; encoded by the coding sequence ATGACTGTAGATCAAATACTTAAAGCAAAAGGAAGAAATGTTTATTCTGTTGTTTCCAATTTAACGGTTTATGAAGCCTTAAAAGTAATGGGAGAAAAAAATATTGGAGCAATCTTAATTATTGACGACAATAATTTAAAAGGAATATTATCGGAAAGAGATTATGCCCGTAAGATTGTTTTAAAAGATAAATCTTCCAAAGAAACTTCTGTTCATGAGATTATGGAAAGTAATGTTTTCACAGTAAAACTTTCAGATAATCTTGAAGATTGTATGGAACTTATGAGCGAAAAAAGAATAAGACACCTGCCAGTTCTCGAAGATGGAATCGTCGTTGGAATCATCTCGATCAGCGATGTAGTTAAGGCAATCATCGAAATTCAGAAAGATACCATTCAGCATTTGAATTCTTATATTTCTCAATAA